The following coding sequences lie in one Benincasa hispida cultivar B227 chromosome 6, ASM972705v1, whole genome shotgun sequence genomic window:
- the LOC120079489 gene encoding uncharacterized protein LOC120079489 — MCARIFALPLLNNLELYKVELDQVRHMVADISCLKQNIDMRVMLYSTKTLKKLTDDEMEGIVDLINSSVLDPDVMGSLRWPLRKDTSGDRFTVVEVWHIVSKSYVNPFVKLNLRHADRYHLRTSIGEASNEVTLKLKQGTSELLREKVEYGEIYNMLSDYLKLFWNHFVCSASFYLHWFPHDVV; from the exons ATGTGTGCAAGGATTTTCGCTTTGCCCCTGTTGAATAATCTTGAACTTTATAAG GTTGAACTCGACCAAGTGCGCCATATGGTTGCAGATATTTCGTGCCTGAAACAGAATATTGATATGAGGGTGATGCTATACTCCACGAAGACTTTAAAAAAGCTTACA GATGATGAGATGGAAGGCATCGTAGATCTTATAAATTCTTCAGTTTTAGACCCAGATGTGATGGGCAGCTTAAGATGGCCTCTGAGAAAAGACACCTCTGGGGATAGATTCACAGTGGTTGAAGTTTGGCACATTGTTTCCAAGTCTTATGTAAACCCATTTGTGAAGCTCAATCTAAGACATGCCGATCGATATCATCTCAGGACCTCGATTGGTGAAGCGTCAAACGAAGTTACTTTGAAGCTAAAACAAGGTACTTCCGAACTACTG AGAGAAAAAGTTGAGTATGGTGAAATATATAATATGCTTAGTGACTACCTAAAGCTATTTTGGAACCATTTCGTATGCTCTGCATCATTTTATCTCCATTGGTTTCCACATGATGTAGTTTGA
- the LOC120079912 gene encoding uncharacterized protein LOC120079912, producing the protein MAYIPPHKRHSRDMEKPSPTAELLAPQFNRKLNLRPSAPHFVRKDLRPSGRKVDRSGKIVYANQAINKWFSIGSSDDGNLFPSCVHLEPFSVQAIEDKRGEKPLALVNSNISQGNREEEEEVITEPWASIVVNLLPDLLSSVGHAKNEMDQDADVKLTLVAKIGKVLFHGISEIDKNDVPNDMTLRQLKRSFYTNVSDACIDHITAKVIPQIGVEFEEEKDIYHMKLSDARRPDVTLSCKCTTLPELNKLKLYKVDLNPVRHMVVDISCLKQSNDMRLMLRSKKTLEKLTDDEMEGIVDLINSAVLDQDAMGGLRWPLGKATSGDRFRVIGVWHTVAKSYVNPFVRLTLRNADRYDFRTSIGEVTKEVTMKLKQVTSELLREKAEYDVISDMLNDQLKMFWNHFVSSTSCLSSFIST; encoded by the exons ATGGCTTATATTCCTCCACACAAACGTCATTCAAGGGATATGGAGAAGCCATCTCCTACAGCAGAGTTGCTTGCTCCTCAGTTTAACAGGAAATTGAATTTGAGGCCATCTGCTCCTCATTTCGTCCGAAAAGATCTGAGGCCATCTGGACGTAAAGTGGATAGAAGTGGAAAGATAGTCTATGCCAATCAGGCTATAAATAAATGGTTTAGCATTGGTAGTTCTGATGATGGTAATCTGTTTCCCTCTTGTGTTCATCTTGAGCCGTTCTCGGTGCAGGCCATTGAGGATAAAAGGGGTGAGAAACCTCTAGCTTTGGTGAACTCTAATATATCTCAAG GGAatagagaagaggaagaagaagtcaTAACAGAACCATGGGCATCTATTGTAGTAAATCTACTGCCTGACTTACTTTCGTCAGTTGGACACGCAAAGAATGAAATGGATCAAGATGCCGATGTGAAGCTGACATTGGTAGCTAAGATTGGAAAAGTTCTCTTTCATGG GATCTCtgaaattgacaaaaatgatGTGCCTAATGATATGACATTGAGACAGCTGAAGAGGTCGTTTTATACTAATGTCTCAGACGCTTGCATAGATCACATTACAGCAAAAGTAATTCCACAGATTGGGGTTGAGTTTGAagaggaaaaagatatatatcaCATGAAG ttATCGGATGCAAGACGTCCAGATGTTACCTTATCATGCAAATGTACTACTTTGCCAGAGTTGAATAAACTCAAACTATATAAG GTTGATCTTAACCCAGTGCGCCATATGGTTGTGGATATTTCTTGCCTGAAACAGAGTAATGATATGAGGCTGATGCTACGCTCGAAGAAGACATTAGAAAAGCTGACT GATGATGAGATGGAAGGCATAGTAGATCTTATAAATTCTGCTGTTTTAGACCAAGATGCGATGGGTGGCTTAAGATGGCCTCTGGGGAAAGCTACCTCTGGGGATAGATTCAGAGTTATCGGAGTTTGGCACACTGTTGCCAAGTCCTATGTAAACCCATTTGTGAGGCTCACACTAAGAAATGCCGATCGATATGATTTCAGAACCTCAATTGGTGAAGTGACAAAAGAGGTTACGATGAAGCTGAAACAAGTAACTTCCGAACTACTG AGAGAGAAAGCTGAGTATGATGTGATCTCTGATATGCTTAATGACCAACTGAAGATGTTCTGGAACCACTTTGTAAGCTCTACATCCTGTTTATCCTCTTTTATTTCAACATGA